Proteins from a single region of Streptomyces spinoverrucosus:
- a CDS encoding DEAD/DEAH box helicase produces the protein MKRAHTSRAYDRFGGGAGANRSGGTRRSKGYGNRQTGRAVQGEFAPPKTITPALPAVGAFADLAMPARLLATLGREGVTVPFPIQAATLPNSLAGRDVLGRGRTGSGKTLAFGLAVLARTAERRAEPRQPLALVLVPTRELAQQVTDALTPYARSVSLRLATVVGGMSIGRQAGALRAGAEVVVATPGRLKDLIDRGACRLDAVDITVLDEADQMADMGFMPQVTALLDQVRPDGQRMLFSATLDRNVDLLVRRYLTDPVVHSVDPSAGAVTTMEHHVLHVHDADKHRTTTEIAARDGRVIMFLDTKHAVDLLTKHLLSSGVRAAALHGGKSQPQRTRTLAQFKSGHVTVLVATNVAARGIHVDNLDLVVNVDPPSDHKDYLHRGGRTARAGESGSVVTLVTPDQRRGMSRLMASAGITPRIAQVRSGEAELSRITGARAPSGVPVVITAPAVERPRPASSSSQGRRGRRGRAGQGRPVGEAARRGAQRRTGFGSAA, from the coding sequence ATGAAGCGTGCCCACACATCCCGCGCATACGACCGCTTCGGAGGGGGCGCCGGCGCCAACCGCTCCGGTGGTACCCGCCGTTCCAAGGGCTACGGAAATCGACAGACCGGACGGGCCGTGCAGGGCGAGTTCGCGCCGCCGAAGACGATCACGCCCGCGCTGCCGGCCGTCGGGGCGTTCGCCGATCTCGCCATGCCCGCACGGCTGTTGGCCACGCTCGGCCGCGAAGGCGTGACCGTACCGTTCCCGATCCAGGCGGCGACCCTGCCGAACTCCCTGGCCGGTCGTGACGTACTCGGCCGTGGCCGCACCGGTTCGGGCAAGACCCTCGCCTTCGGCCTCGCCGTACTGGCCCGTACAGCGGAGCGGCGTGCCGAGCCACGGCAGCCGCTCGCCCTCGTCCTCGTCCCCACCCGCGAGCTCGCCCAGCAGGTCACCGACGCGCTCACCCCGTACGCCCGGTCCGTGAGCCTGCGGCTGGCCACCGTCGTCGGCGGGATGTCGATCGGCAGGCAGGCCGGTGCGCTACGCGCCGGGGCCGAGGTGGTCGTCGCGACGCCCGGGCGGCTCAAAGACCTCATCGACCGGGGCGCCTGCCGACTGGACGCCGTCGACATCACGGTCCTCGACGAGGCCGACCAAATGGCCGACATGGGCTTCATGCCCCAGGTCACCGCCTTGCTCGACCAGGTGCGTCCCGACGGGCAGCGGATGCTCTTCTCGGCCACCCTGGACCGCAACGTCGACCTGCTGGTCCGCCGCTACCTGACGGACCCGGTCGTCCACTCCGTCGACCCGTCGGCGGGCGCCGTCACCACGATGGAGCACCACGTCCTCCATGTGCACGACGCGGACAAGCATCGGACGACCACCGAGATCGCGGCGCGAGACGGTCGAGTGATCATGTTCCTCGACACCAAGCACGCGGTGGACCTGCTGACCAAGCACCTGCTGAGCAGCGGTGTCCGCGCCGCGGCCCTGCACGGTGGCAAGTCCCAGCCGCAGCGCACGCGGACCCTGGCCCAGTTCAAGAGCGGGCATGTGACGGTCCTGGTGGCGACGAACGTCGCGGCGCGCGGGATCCACGTCGACAACCTCGACCTGGTCGTCAACGTGGATCCGCCCAGTGACCACAAGGACTACCTCCACCGCGGCGGTCGCACGGCCCGCGCCGGCGAATCCGGCAGCGTCGTCACCCTGGTGACCCCTGATCAGCGTCGTGGTATGAGCCGGCTGATGGCCTCGGCGGGCATCACCCCCCGGATCGCCCAGGTACGTTCGGGCGAGGCGGAGCTGAGTCGCATCACAGGTGCCCGGGCCCCTTCCGGTGTCCCGGTCGTCATCACCGCACCGGCCGTGGAACGTCCCCGCCCCGCGTCTTCTTCGTCCCAGGGCCGTCGCGGTCGCCGGGGCCGCGCGGGCCAGGGCCGGCCCGTGGGAGAAGCGGCACGCCGCGGGGCGCAGCGGCGTACCGGCTTCGGCTCGGCCGCCTAG
- a CDS encoding cold-shock protein has translation MATGTVKWFNAEKGFGFIEQDGGGADVFAHYSNIATQGFRELLEGQKVSFDIAQGQKGPTAENIVPA, from the coding sequence ATGGCTACTGGCACCGTGAAGTGGTTCAACGCGGAAAAGGGCTTCGGCTTCATCGAGCAGGACGGTGGCGGCGCCGACGTCTTCGCCCACTACTCGAACATCGCCACCCAGGGCTTCCGCGAGCTGCTGGAAGGCCAGAAGGTGTCGTTCGACATCGCGCAGGGCCAGAAGGGCCCGACGGCCGAGAACATCGTTCCCGCCTGA
- a CDS encoding helix-turn-helix domain-containing protein, translated as MSTAVRQRVVAPVWQVTRPARPGRVPGVVLAGLRDRGPAPVDHRLDPHPVLTLALACGEAALGIDEATGRQHRGSIVTGLGFGVGGAARVRAANVEWMQVRLSPAIARAVLGVGPADLENSVVALDDLWGERRATRLREQLAQAASWEERFALVEAFLARLTAAGPAIEPELAWAWDRIVAEHGQVRVEELADELGWSRKRLWSRFHAQLGLPPKRAVKLVRFDWAATRLAGGQEAARVAADCGYADQSHLHRDVVAFTGVTPATVAGQSLITTADMAWVDHVPRLSARWGNAPASRFDVPHRPPPPTG; from the coding sequence ATGTCAACTGCCGTGCGCCAGCGTGTCGTTGCCCCCGTGTGGCAGGTCACGCGCCCGGCCCGGCCCGGGCGCGTACCCGGCGTCGTCCTGGCGGGGCTGCGCGACCGCGGCCCGGCTCCGGTCGACCACCGGCTCGACCCGCATCCCGTGCTGACGCTGGCGCTGGCCTGCGGCGAGGCGGCGCTCGGCATCGACGAGGCGACGGGGCGGCAGCACCGCGGCAGCATTGTCACCGGGCTCGGGTTCGGCGTCGGCGGTGCGGCGCGGGTGCGGGCCGCGAACGTCGAGTGGATGCAGGTGCGCCTGTCCCCCGCCATCGCGCGCGCCGTGCTGGGCGTGGGCCCCGCCGATCTGGAGAACTCCGTGGTGGCCCTGGACGACCTGTGGGGAGAGCGGCGGGCAACCCGGCTGCGCGAGCAGCTGGCCCAGGCCGCCTCGTGGGAGGAACGATTCGCACTCGTCGAAGCGTTCCTCGCCCGACTGACCGCCGCGGGGCCCGCCATCGAGCCGGAGCTGGCCTGGGCCTGGGACCGTATCGTCGCCGAGCACGGCCAGGTGCGGGTCGAGGAGCTGGCCGACGAGCTGGGCTGGAGCCGCAAGCGCCTGTGGTCCCGCTTCCACGCGCAGCTCGGCCTGCCGCCCAAGCGCGCCGTGAAGCTCGTCCGCTTCGACTGGGCCGCCACCCGCCTGGCCGGGGGCCAGGAGGCGGCCAGGGTCGCGGCCGACTGCGGCTACGCCGACCAGTCGCATCTGCACCGGGACGTCGTGGCGTTCACCGGTGTGACCCCCGCGACCGTGGCCGGGCAGTCGCTCATCACGACGGCCGACATGGCGTGGGTGGACCATGTGCCACGCCTCTCTGCACGATGGGGCAATGCGCCGGCCTCCCGTTTCGACGTGCCGCACCGGCCACCGCCGCCAACCGGCTGA
- a CDS encoding ABC transporter ATP-binding protein yields the protein MTSTGTTAPPPPGVARLLRPYAGGFAVVVVLQVIGAVAGLAPLLAVVELGRTLLAPGPADEGHVRGVVLAGAAGLLVRLLFAAASSGVGHLLDTRVQLSLRRQLAARLGRVPIGRLARRRGGELAKLVGEDVSAVHPLIAHTPGELISAFVVPLVSLGYLLTVDWRLTLITLIPVLLAVALVPLMMTPARLREQKEFDAAMGRISASVVEFVQGIAVVKAFGGSERAHGKFRTAVGDFTRSFYRMVRGLSGVAAGMQVALSPPFVLLAVLVGGAYRITGGGLAPADLLPFMLLGLGLTAPVAALGHGFDDLQAARRAVGRIRDVLAEPSLPEPVRPVAPEGHRVELRDVRFGYFGYEGAAAGREVLRGVDLVLEPGTITAVVGPSGSGKSTLVQLLPRFYDPTHGSVLLGGVDLREVGSQELYRRVSFVFQDVRLLRASVADNIALAVPHADRDAVVRAARRASIHDRVLELPRGYDSVIGEDARLSGGEAQRISIARALLADAPVLVLDEATAFADPQTERAVREALAQTREKRTTLVIAHRLETIADADTVVMLRDGEIVERGTTAELLARNGAFAEFWKIHAGAVEAGAVEAGVVEGEEAR from the coding sequence ATGACTTCCACCGGAACCACCGCGCCACCACCACCGGGCGTGGCCCGTCTGTTGCGCCCGTACGCGGGCGGCTTCGCCGTCGTCGTCGTCCTGCAGGTCATCGGCGCTGTCGCCGGCCTGGCGCCGCTCCTCGCGGTCGTCGAGCTCGGCCGTACGCTGCTGGCGCCGGGGCCGGCCGACGAAGGGCACGTGCGAGGCGTCGTGCTCGCGGGCGCGGCAGGGCTGCTCGTACGGCTGCTGTTCGCGGCCGCCTCGTCCGGCGTCGGACACCTCCTCGACACCCGGGTGCAACTGTCGCTGCGCCGGCAACTCGCCGCGCGGCTGGGGCGGGTGCCGATCGGCCGGCTGGCGCGGCGGCGGGGCGGGGAGCTGGCGAAGCTGGTGGGTGAGGACGTCAGCGCCGTGCACCCGCTCATCGCGCACACGCCGGGCGAGCTGATCTCCGCCTTCGTGGTGCCGCTGGTCTCGCTCGGGTACCTCCTCACCGTGGACTGGCGGCTGACGCTGATCACGCTGATCCCCGTGCTGCTGGCGGTCGCGCTGGTGCCGCTGATGATGACCCCTGCGCGGCTGCGCGAGCAGAAGGAGTTCGACGCCGCGATGGGGCGGATCTCGGCGTCGGTGGTCGAGTTCGTGCAGGGCATCGCGGTGGTGAAGGCGTTCGGCGGGTCGGAGCGGGCGCACGGCAAGTTCCGTACCGCGGTGGGCGACTTCACCCGGAGCTTCTACCGGATGGTGCGCGGTCTTTCCGGGGTCGCCGCCGGGATGCAGGTGGCGCTGTCGCCGCCGTTCGTGCTGCTGGCGGTGCTGGTCGGCGGCGCGTACCGGATCACCGGAGGCGGGCTCGCCCCGGCGGACCTGCTGCCTTTCATGCTTCTCGGCCTCGGGCTGACCGCGCCCGTGGCCGCGCTCGGGCACGGCTTCGACGACCTGCAGGCCGCGCGACGCGCCGTCGGCCGCATCCGGGACGTACTCGCCGAGCCGTCGCTGCCCGAGCCCGTACGGCCGGTGGCGCCCGAGGGACACCGGGTGGAGCTGCGGGACGTCCGCTTCGGATACTTCGGGTACGAGGGTGCCGCGGCCGGGCGCGAGGTGCTGCGCGGTGTCGACCTGGTGCTGGAGCCGGGGACGATCACGGCCGTGGTCGGGCCGTCCGGCAGCGGCAAGTCCACGCTGGTGCAGTTGCTGCCGCGGTTCTACGACCCGACGCACGGCTCCGTGCTCCTCGGCGGCGTCGACCTGCGTGAGGTGGGCAGCCAGGAGCTGTACCGGCGGGTGTCCTTCGTCTTCCAGGACGTCCGGCTGCTGCGCGCCTCGGTCGCGGACAACATCGCCCTCGCCGTCCCGCACGCCGACCGCGACGCCGTTGTCCGCGCCGCCCGCCGGGCGAGCATCCACGACCGCGTTCTCGAACTGCCCCGCGGCTACGACTCGGTGATCGGCGAGGACGCCCGCCTCTCGGGCGGCGAGGCGCAGCGCATCTCGATCGCCCGCGCCCTGCTCGCGGACGCCCCCGTCCTGGTCCTCGACGAGGCCACCGCCTTCGCCGACCCGCAGACCGAGCGGGCGGTGCGCGAGGCGCTGGCGCAGACCCGGGAGAAGCGGACGACGCTGGTCATCGCCCACCGCCTGGAGACGATCGCCGACGCCGACACCGTCGTGATGCTGCGCGACGGCGAGATCGTGGAGCGGGGCACGACCGCGGAACTCCTCGCGCGGAACGGCGCATTCGCCGAATTCTGGAAGATCCACGCCGGTGCCGTGGAAGCCGGTGCCGTGGAAGCCGGTGTCGTGGAAGGGGAAGAGGCCCGATGA
- a CDS encoding ABC transporter ATP-binding protein, translated as MISTLLRVLGHEYAGPVRRTVALMTAAALAEGLSYALLVPVLRALFGSTPEDARPWLAAFGAAVAVYAVLRYVSDRSGFRVGTTMLHGMYERLGEHLARLPIGWYQPGRTGEVSVLAGQGVLQAMSVIAHLLAPFISACVTPLTIVAVMLAFNWQLGLAGLAAVPLVAAVQQRTARATTATDTERVEREREATGRVIEYLQAQPVLRAGGRTGERFGLLDDSLKELSRASRRSTLSALPGVLGLAVTVQAVFTALLALGAYLALGGDIGAAEVLAVLVLAARCADPLLSLAEMSGGIRAARAELTRLDDVLTTKPLPEPRAPREPSCHDIEFDAVTFRHGDRTVADGVTLSVPEGRRLAVVGPSGAGKTTLLHLLARFYDVDAGAVRIGGVDVREMDSAALMARIAIVFQDVYLFDGTIEENVRLGRPDATDAEVRAAAAAARLDEVLERLPGGWSADVGEGGALLSGGERQRVSIARALLKDAPIVLLDEVTSALDPVNEAAVHAGIEELMAGRTVVMVAHRMGTVRRADRVAFLDAGRVVEQGSHEELLRRAGRYAAYWDLSRAGAARD; from the coding sequence ATGATCAGCACACTGCTGCGTGTGCTCGGCCACGAGTACGCCGGGCCGGTGCGCCGCACCGTCGCCCTGATGACGGCGGCCGCGCTCGCCGAGGGACTGTCGTACGCCCTGCTGGTGCCCGTGCTGCGCGCGCTCTTCGGCAGTACACCTGAGGACGCCCGGCCCTGGCTGGCCGCCTTCGGCGCGGCGGTCGCGGTCTATGCGGTGCTGCGGTACGTCAGCGACCGCTCCGGTTTCCGCGTGGGCACGACGATGCTGCACGGCATGTACGAGCGCCTCGGCGAACACCTCGCCCGGTTGCCCATCGGCTGGTATCAACCCGGCCGCACCGGCGAGGTGTCCGTCCTCGCCGGCCAGGGCGTGTTGCAGGCGATGAGCGTGATCGCGCACCTGCTGGCGCCGTTCATCTCCGCCTGTGTGACGCCGCTGACGATCGTCGCCGTGATGCTCGCCTTCAACTGGCAGCTGGGACTTGCCGGCCTGGCCGCTGTGCCGTTGGTAGCCGCGGTCCAGCAGCGCACGGCCCGCGCGACGACGGCTACCGACACGGAGCGCGTGGAACGCGAGCGCGAGGCCACCGGCCGCGTCATCGAGTACCTCCAGGCCCAGCCGGTGCTGCGCGCCGGCGGCCGCACCGGCGAGCGCTTCGGTTTGCTGGACGACTCCCTGAAGGAACTGAGCCGCGCCTCGCGTCGCTCCACCCTTTCGGCGCTGCCAGGTGTGCTGGGCCTTGCGGTCACCGTGCAGGCGGTGTTCACCGCGCTGCTCGCACTCGGTGCGTACCTCGCCCTCGGCGGGGACATCGGCGCGGCCGAGGTGCTCGCGGTCCTGGTGCTCGCCGCCCGCTGCGCCGACCCGCTGCTGTCCCTCGCCGAGATGAGCGGTGGCATCCGCGCCGCCCGCGCCGAACTCACCCGCCTCGACGACGTCCTCACCACCAAGCCGCTGCCGGAGCCGCGCGCGCCGCGGGAACCGTCCTGCCACGACATCGAGTTCGACGCGGTCACCTTCCGGCACGGCGACCGCACGGTCGCCGACGGTGTGACGCTGTCCGTACCCGAGGGCCGGCGGCTGGCCGTCGTCGGGCCGTCGGGCGCGGGCAAGACGACCTTGCTGCACCTGCTGGCCCGCTTCTACGACGTCGACGCGGGCGCGGTGCGGATCGGCGGCGTGGACGTACGGGAGATGGACAGCGCGGCGCTGATGGCGCGGATCGCCATCGTCTTCCAGGACGTCTACCTGTTCGACGGCACGATCGAGGAGAACGTGCGCCTCGGCCGCCCGGACGCCACCGACGCCGAGGTACGGGCCGCGGCCGCCGCGGCCCGTCTCGACGAGGTGCTCGAGCGGCTGCCCGGCGGCTGGTCGGCGGACGTCGGTGAGGGCGGGGCGCTGCTGTCGGGCGGCGAGCGGCAGCGCGTCTCCATCGCCCGCGCGCTGCTGAAGGACGCGCCGATCGTGCTGCTCGACGAGGTCACTTCGGCCCTGGACCCGGTGAACGAGGCGGCCGTGCACGCCGGCATCGAGGAGCTGATGGCGGGCCGGACCGTGGTGATGGTGGCGCACCGCATGGGGACCGTGCGCCGGGCCGACCGCGTCGCGTTCCTGGACGCCGGGCGGGTGGTCGAACAGGGCAGCCACGAGGAGTTGCTGCGACGCGCCGGCCGCTACGCCGCGTACTGGGACCTGTCCCGGGCCGGGGCGGCACGGGACTGA